In Emcibacteraceae bacterium, a single window of DNA contains:
- a CDS encoding chorismate mutase, with protein sequence MLKDLKNKLDLDPNQCQDMNELRGQIDRLDREIVELLALRKTYMNRAAELKKHRNLVRDDKRVVDVIKKVSEHASKNGADPKLVADLYRTMIEWSINYEFDQFDKINSEIGESA encoded by the coding sequence GTGCTAAAAGACCTTAAAAATAAGCTCGACCTTGACCCTAACCAATGTCAGGACATGAATGAACTGAGGGGACAAATTGACCGCCTGGACAGAGAGATTGTCGAACTTCTTGCGCTACGTAAAACATATATGAACCGCGCTGCAGAGCTTAAAAAGCACAGAAATCTTGTCAGAGATGATAAACGCGTCGTCGATGTCATAAAAAAAGTTTCAGAACATGCTTCAAAAAATGGCGCCGACCCGAAACTTGTTGCTGACCTATACCGGACCATGATTGAATGGTCGATCAATTATGAATTTGATCAGTTTGATAAAATTAACAGTGAAATTGGTGAAAGTGCCTAG
- a CDS encoding tetratricopeptide repeat protein encodes MAGLLSACGGGDSFRPNYDENNMPPERRVNGELAFSSPSLMKMAESFRIAGDYTSAIRLYQRAANESPEHVPSRLALGQIYQRLGATDGAITYYRQVLDLDPDNTDAQLGLGQMMVQNNQPAEAIDFLEKAASKSPDNYRIYNSIGLAYDLQGLHDQAQQAYGRGLSKMPDNISLLNNLALSLAFQDEFAPSIKLLSKAVNLDYSQTTAQQNLIMVYALSGEEEAARTMAKSFMTPEEIETNMYRYNWLRGLSSKRRAQAIFLNLNSFPDEDEDTSAAELTEPEPTMSQPVVSIDPKRKMLEDILNSENQGGDAAPALTTEPALPENESQAAEVNNALETSSVPENDPEEMAPVQNMAPVNASFYHLQLGSYPTENAATIDWRRLQILAPEMLKDQNIDIKPIMTAENKQRFRLYFGHYDNFSAAQENCQMLQNQQVPCLVMKVANASN; translated from the coding sequence TTGGCAGGTTTATTATCTGCCTGTGGCGGTGGCGATAGCTTTAGACCAAATTATGATGAAAATAATATGCCGCCGGAAAGGCGCGTCAATGGTGAGCTTGCTTTTTCCAGTCCGTCGCTTATGAAAATGGCGGAAAGCTTTCGTATAGCAGGGGATTATACAAGCGCAATCAGGCTATATCAGCGCGCAGCAAATGAAAGCCCAGAGCATGTGCCATCCCGGCTTGCTCTTGGTCAGATTTATCAGCGCCTTGGCGCCACGGATGGGGCCATTACCTACTACCGACAGGTTCTTGATCTTGATCCTGATAATACAGATGCCCAGCTTGGCCTTGGTCAGATGATGGTGCAGAATAACCAGCCGGCAGAAGCGATAGATTTTCTGGAAAAAGCGGCATCAAAGTCACCTGATAATTATCGGATTTATAACAGTATCGGTCTTGCCTATGATCTTCAGGGGCTTCATGATCAGGCCCAGCAGGCCTATGGTCGTGGATTAAGCAAAATGCCGGATAATATTTCGCTATTAAATAACCTGGCCTTATCACTGGCTTTTCAGGATGAATTTGCCCCTTCCATCAAGCTGCTGAGTAAAGCGGTAAATCTGGATTACAGCCAGACAACGGCACAACAGAACCTGATTATGGTCTATGCCCTTTCCGGTGAAGAAGAGGCCGCAAGAACCATGGCTAAAAGTTTCATGACACCGGAAGAAATTGAAACCAATATGTACCGATATAACTGGCTTCGCGGACTGTCAAGTAAACGCAGAGCTCAGGCGATTTTCCTGAACCTGAATTCATTTCCGGATGAAGATGAGGACACATCAGCAGCAGAACTAACCGAACCGGAGCCAACAATGAGCCAGCCAGTCGTTTCCATTGATCCGAAGCGGAAAATGCTGGAAGATATACTGAATTCAGAAAATCAGGGCGGTGATGCCGCCCCGGCATTGACAACTGAACCAGCACTCCCAGAAAATGAGTCTCAAGCAGCTGAAGTGAACAATGCTTTGGAGACATCTTCTGTTCCGGAAAATGATCCTGAAGAAATGGCGCCGGTTCAGAATATGGCACCTGTCAACGCATCATTTTATCATCTTCAATTGGGGTCATATCCGACTGAAAATGCCGCAACTATTGATTGGCGCCGATTACAAATTCTGGCACCGGAAATGCTGAAAGACCAGAATATAGACATAAAACCCATCATGACAGCAGAGAATAAACAGCGTTTCAGGCTTTATTTTGGACATTATGATAATTTCAGCGCCGCGCAAGAAAATTGCCAGATGCTTCAAAACCAACAGGTGCCCTGTCTGGTGATGAAAGTGGCTAATGCTTCCAATTAA
- the aspS gene encoding aspartate--tRNA ligase, protein MDMHEYRSHTCNELRSDDVGQTARLSGWVHRKRDHGGLLFIDLRDHYGITQCVFDSDFKDIFEVAENVRAESVIRVEGEVIKRAAEVINPELPTGEIEILVKKVDVLNAAAELPLPVFGEQEYPEDIRLKYRFLDLRRERIHKNIVLRSDIISSIRRRMVDQGFKEFQTPILTASSPEGARDFLVPSRLHPGKFYALPQAPQQFKQLLMIAGFDRYFQIAPCFRDEDARADRSPGEFYQLDMEMSYVTQDDVFGAIEPVMQGVFEEFSDKKVTQAPFPRITYKDAMLKYGSDKPDLRNPIVISDVTEVFDGSGFGIFAGAIKNGSVVRAVPAPGAGADQPRSFFDKMNDWARSEGFAGLGYVRFKDGEAMGPIAKNLDEGRIAKLMEIAGLTENDGVFFACAKADEAAKLAGHARTKVGNELGLIKDDEFKFCWIVDFPMYEYDEIEKKLDFSHNPFSMPQGGLEALNNQNPEDILGYQYDIVCNGIELSSGAIRNHVPEIMYRAFEIAGYGPEVVEKRFAGMLNALKYGAPPHGGIAPGVDRIVMLLADEPNIREVIVFPMNQKAEDLMMNAPSEVEMKQLRELHLRTVLPEVKEVTKKG, encoded by the coding sequence ATGGATATGCACGAATACAGATCTCATACTTGTAATGAACTAAGAAGCGATGATGTGGGCCAAACTGCACGTCTTTCCGGATGGGTACACCGCAAGCGGGACCATGGCGGGCTGTTGTTTATTGATTTAAGAGATCATTATGGAATCACCCAGTGTGTGTTCGACAGTGATTTTAAGGATATTTTTGAAGTTGCTGAAAATGTCCGTGCTGAAAGCGTTATCCGGGTTGAAGGCGAAGTGATCAAACGCGCTGCAGAGGTGATAAACCCTGAACTGCCGACTGGTGAGATTGAAATTCTGGTTAAAAAAGTTGACGTGCTTAATGCAGCGGCGGAACTTCCATTACCGGTGTTCGGGGAACAGGAATATCCTGAAGATATCAGGCTTAAATACCGGTTCCTTGATCTAAGACGCGAAAGAATTCATAAAAATATTGTGCTGCGTTCCGATATTATCTCTAGCATACGCCGCAGAATGGTTGATCAGGGCTTTAAGGAGTTCCAGACACCGATCCTGACCGCGTCATCACCGGAAGGGGCCAGAGACTTTCTGGTGCCATCACGGCTGCATCCGGGTAAATTCTATGCCCTGCCACAGGCACCGCAGCAATTTAAACAGCTTCTGATGATTGCGGGTTTTGACCGTTATTTCCAGATTGCCCCTTGTTTTCGCGATGAAGACGCACGGGCCGATCGCAGTCCCGGTGAGTTTTATCAGCTTGATATGGAAATGTCCTATGTAACACAGGACGATGTTTTTGGCGCCATCGAACCGGTTATGCAGGGTGTTTTTGAGGAATTTTCAGATAAAAAAGTGACACAGGCACCGTTTCCGCGCATCACATATAAGGATGCAATGCTGAAATACGGCTCTGATAAACCGGACCTAAGAAACCCGATCGTAATTTCTGATGTTACTGAGGTATTTGACGGTTCTGGCTTTGGCATTTTTGCCGGTGCCATTAAAAACGGCTCAGTTGTCCGCGCTGTTCCGGCCCCGGGGGCCGGTGCCGATCAGCCAAGATCATTTTTTGATAAAATGAACGACTGGGCCCGCTCAGAAGGGTTTGCAGGACTAGGCTATGTTCGCTTCAAGGATGGTGAGGCCATGGGCCCGATCGCCAAAAACCTAGATGAAGGGCGGATCGCCAAACTTATGGAAATAGCTGGGCTTACTGAAAATGACGGGGTTTTCTTTGCCTGTGCAAAGGCGGATGAAGCCGCCAAGCTTGCCGGGCATGCCAGAACAAAAGTCGGTAATGAACTGGGTCTGATCAAGGATGACGAATTTAAATTCTGCTGGATTGTTGATTTCCCAATGTATGAATATGACGAAATCGAAAAGAAACTTGATTTCAGCCATAATCCGTTCTCTATGCCGCAGGGGGGGCTGGAAGCCCTTAATAATCAAAACCCTGAAGATATTCTGGGCTACCAGTATGACATTGTCTGTAACGGTATTGAGCTATCCTCTGGCGCCATCAGAAACCATGTACCTGAAATTATGTACCGCGCTTTTGAAATTGCCGGTTATGGCCCGGAAGTTGTCGAGAAGCGTTTTGCCGGGATGCTGAATGCCCTTAAATACGGCGCGCCTCCCCATGGTGGCATAGCCCCTGGTGTTGACCGTATTGTGATGCTTCTGGCGGATGAGCCGAATATTCGTGAAGTGATTGTTTTCCCGATGAACCAGAAGGCTGAGGATCTGATGATGAATGCGCCGAGTGAGGTGGAAATGAAACAGTTACGGGAACTTCACCTGAGGACTGTCTTGCCTGAGGTTAAGGAAGTGACAAAAAAGGGATAA
- the rnd gene encoding ribonuclease D, which produces MSVITTNKDLEALCQRLSKSDYVTVDTEFLRDKTYYSKLCLIQIADDSEYHAIDTLATGLDLKPFYDLMENENVVKVFHAARQDIEIFVNMANVVPKPLFDSQIAAMVCGYGDSIGYEKLVMSICNKPLDKSTRFTDWSRRPLTERQIDYALGDVTHLREIYKHLKLKIEKNGREVWLAEELDELMDKESYIIKPENAWKRIKIRNSNRRFNAIVQNVAAWREAEAQRRNIPRNRVMRDEVLLELCAVRPTHKNALSSIRGLGANFASSKGGDNVIAAIQDAMDLPEDQLPKISRKPPPSQNTDPIVELLKVLLKLVCKREDVAPKLLANVEDLEKIAEEDKADVKALHGWRYDIFGKDAIALKNGKKAFAIKNSEIILFTIKDHI; this is translated from the coding sequence ATGAGTGTAATAACAACAAACAAGGATTTGGAAGCCCTGTGTCAGCGTCTTTCAAAATCCGACTATGTAACGGTTGATACTGAATTTCTGAGGGATAAAACCTATTATTCAAAATTATGCCTGATCCAGATTGCCGATGACAGTGAATATCATGCGATTGACACATTGGCCACAGGGCTTGATCTTAAGCCATTTTATGATCTGATGGAAAATGAAAATGTTGTAAAAGTTTTCCATGCGGCGAGGCAGGATATAGAAATTTTTGTCAATATGGCTAATGTCGTACCAAAGCCCCTTTTTGACAGCCAGATAGCCGCTATGGTTTGTGGTTATGGCGATAGTATCGGCTACGAAAAGCTGGTTATGTCCATCTGCAATAAGCCCCTTGATAAAAGCACCCGGTTCACTGACTGGTCCCGCCGCCCCCTTACCGAACGGCAAATCGACTATGCGCTGGGGGATGTCACCCATTTAAGGGAGATTTATAAGCATTTAAAATTAAAAATCGAAAAAAACGGACGCGAAGTCTGGCTGGCTGAAGAACTTGATGAACTGATGGATAAGGAAAGTTACATCATCAAGCCGGAGAATGCGTGGAAACGGATAAAAATCAGAAACAGTAACCGACGGTTTAATGCTATTGTCCAGAATGTTGCTGCCTGGCGCGAAGCAGAAGCACAAAGGCGCAATATTCCAAGAAACCGTGTTATGCGTGATGAAGTGCTGCTTGAGCTTTGTGCCGTGCGGCCAACCCATAAAAATGCCTTATCCAGTATTCGTGGTCTTGGCGCTAATTTTGCGTCCAGTAAAGGTGGGGACAATGTTATTGCTGCCATTCAGGATGCCATGGACCTACCCGAAGATCAGTTACCAAAGATTTCAAGAAAGCCGCCACCTTCACAGAATACCGACCCTATTGTTGAACTTTTAAAAGTCCTTCTCAAGCTTGTCTGCAAACGTGAGGATGTGGCCCCGAAACTGCTGGCCAATGTTGAGGATCTTGAAAAAATTGCCGAAGAGGACAAGGCGGATGTTAAAGCCTTACACGGTTGGCGGTATGATATTTTCGGCAAAGATGCCATAGCCCTTAAAAACGGTAAAAAAGCGTTCGCCATTAAAAATAGCGAAATTATACTCTTTACCATTAAGGACCATATTTAA
- a CDS encoding Ppx/GppA family phosphatase yields the protein MGRFAVIDIGSNTVRLVVYENRERAPYVIFNEKVFCGLGLGVAESGKMIRRSIVKATKTLSRFSILIKKMEVKDYRAIATSAVRDALNGRQFVADVKRETGLDIKIVSGPEEAKLSGNGVICAVPRATGIIGDLGGGSLELALVHEKNVSRETTLPIGPLQFQDKRGNRIPSAKSKIDEYLKGVGWITEEQGRKFYAVGGSWRALAHIHMIETKYPLINMHNYVIPVDEIIDLAKRVSRMTEQDLKKYRAHISTKRRKNLPLAALVLWRLLKILNPCKYVVSAFGVREGILYNEMEPEVRKQDSLIISCHQVAKMTGRFPDHGERLYKWIDGLFENESEDHKRLRLAICILCDVGWRGHPEYRAEKVVAEVLYGRLGGVNHTDASLIAMALYVCYGGTTSRVKQVKTARSLISSEDMLYARRIGLSLRLAQRISAGTSEGLKLVKLVKSDKFLILSVKPGMEDMVNELVGQRLNSLSKFLNLDYKLTTGH from the coding sequence TTGGGAAGATTTGCTGTAATTGACATTGGTTCAAACACGGTGCGTTTGGTTGTTTATGAGAATCGTGAGCGGGCACCTTATGTAATCTTTAACGAAAAAGTTTTTTGTGGCCTGGGACTCGGGGTTGCAGAAAGCGGTAAAATGATCAGAAGATCAATTGTAAAAGCGACAAAGACCTTGAGTCGTTTTTCAATCCTCATAAAAAAGATGGAAGTGAAGGATTATCGTGCAATTGCAACATCAGCGGTGAGGGATGCCCTGAATGGGCGCCAGTTTGTTGCTGATGTTAAACGGGAAACGGGGCTCGATATTAAAATTGTCAGTGGTCCCGAAGAAGCAAAACTTTCAGGTAACGGGGTAATCTGCGCCGTGCCACGGGCGACCGGAATCATCGGTGACTTGGGAGGCGGTAGTCTTGAACTGGCACTTGTTCATGAAAAAAATGTGTCCCGAGAGACCACATTACCCATTGGTCCGCTGCAGTTTCAGGATAAAAGAGGCAATCGGATCCCATCTGCAAAATCGAAGATTGATGAATATCTGAAAGGTGTCGGCTGGATTACGGAAGAACAGGGCCGTAAATTTTATGCCGTCGGGGGATCATGGCGGGCGCTGGCCCATATACATATGATCGAAACTAAATATCCCCTGATCAATATGCATAATTATGTCATTCCGGTTGATGAGATTATTGATCTGGCCAAACGTGTCTCAAGAATGACTGAGCAGGATCTTAAAAAATACCGGGCCCACATCAGTACCAAACGTCGAAAAAACCTTCCTCTTGCCGCTCTTGTTCTTTGGCGACTTTTAAAAATTCTCAATCCCTGTAAATATGTCGTTTCGGCATTCGGTGTCCGTGAAGGCATCCTTTATAATGAAATGGAACCTGAAGTCAGGAAACAGGACAGCCTGATTATCAGCTGTCATCAGGTCGCAAAAATGACCGGTCGATTCCCGGATCATGGTGAAAGACTTTATAAATGGATTGATGGCCTGTTCGAGAATGAGTCTGAAGACCATAAAAGACTGCGACTGGCAATTTGTATTTTATGTGATGTTGGCTGGCGCGGTCATCCTGAATACCGTGCTGAAAAAGTGGTGGCCGAAGTGCTCTATGGCCGATTGGGCGGGGTAAACCATACAGATGCGTCCTTGATTGCCATGGCTCTTTATGTCTGTTACGGCGGCACAACCAGCAGGGTTAAACAGGTAAAAACGGCGAGATCGCTGATCAGTTCAGAAGATATGCTTTATGCCAGAAGAATTGGTCTTTCACTTAGGCTGGCACAAAGAATTTCTGCGGGCACGTCAGAAGGTCTAAAACTTGTCAAACTGGTAAAATCAGATAAATTCCTGATTTTAAGTGTTAAGCCGGGAATGGAAGACATGGTTAATGAACTTGTCGGCCAAAGGCTGAATAGTCTCTCCAAATTTCTCAATCTTGACTATAAACTTACAACGGGCCATTAG
- a CDS encoding RNA degradosome polyphosphate kinase: MALEGNFTVSERLINRELSWLSFNIRVMEQSCNKNYPLLERLRFLSISGSNLDEFIMVRVAGLRNLMKTETDVISDDGMTPKEQLERINALAAELVEKQQKECRELLSELRKNNLDLLEASELTDAEKEWLQIYFLENVFPILTPLAIDLAHPFPFIPNLGFSLIIELQRQIDGETLLALLPIPTQTKRFIRLPDQDGQIRFISLENVLRLFIDFIFPNYQMVSEGIFRIIRDSELEVEEKAEDLVLVFESALKRRRRGNVVRLEVNSSMPRRLRRIVRKELGVVREEIINIDGMLGLSELSELIVEDRKDLTFEPFSPRYPSRVKEFGGDIFAAISQKDFVVHHPFESFDVVVSFLKQAAGDENVLAIKQTLYRTGDNSPIVAALIKAAEAGKSVTALVELKARFDEARNIKWAQDMERAGVQVVFGFLELKTHAKISVVIRREDGKLKSYVHFGTGNYHPQTAKVYTDISFFTDNRALGRDAVHIFNYLTGNTVPTSLEKVKISPINIRSTLMELIDQEIEYAKAGKPANMWVKLNALVDPIIIDKLYEASQNGVSIDMVVRGICCLRPGVQGLSENIRVKSIVGRFLEHGRIVCFGNGEKLPSKNAKVFMSSADWMPRNFDRRVEILVPLENPTVHSQVLDQIMVANINDTAQSWILGENDRYTKVAAGEDAFSAHQYFMTNPSLSGVGAAIFEDTEKDE; the protein is encoded by the coding sequence CTTTAGAGGGAAATTTTACAGTTTCTGAGAGACTGATCAATCGTGAATTATCCTGGCTTTCATTCAATATCAGGGTGATGGAACAATCCTGTAACAAGAATTATCCGCTACTCGAACGGCTAAGATTTCTGTCGATTTCAGGAAGCAATCTTGACGAGTTTATAATGGTCAGGGTCGCGGGACTGCGCAATCTCATGAAAACGGAAACTGATGTGATCAGCGATGATGGCATGACCCCAAAGGAACAGCTGGAGAGAATAAATGCTCTTGCCGCCGAGCTTGTCGAAAAACAGCAAAAAGAATGCCGTGAACTGTTAAGCGAGCTTCGCAAAAATAATCTTGATCTACTTGAAGCATCAGAGCTGACGGATGCTGAAAAAGAATGGCTTCAGATTTATTTTCTTGAAAATGTTTTTCCAATTCTGACACCGCTGGCGATTGATCTGGCCCATCCGTTTCCTTTTATTCCCAATCTGGGTTTTTCATTAATCATTGAGCTTCAAAGGCAGATTGACGGCGAAACGTTGCTGGCCTTGTTGCCGATCCCGACGCAGACAAAACGTTTTATCAGACTGCCGGACCAGGATGGACAGATAAGATTTATTTCACTTGAAAATGTTCTTCGTCTTTTTATCGACTTTATTTTTCCAAATTATCAAATGGTCAGTGAGGGCATATTCAGGATCATTCGGGATAGTGAACTTGAGGTAGAGGAAAAAGCCGAAGATCTGGTCCTTGTTTTCGAAAGCGCCTTAAAAAGAAGACGACGCGGTAATGTTGTAAGGCTTGAAGTCAACAGCAGCATGCCAAGACGGCTGAGACGCATTGTTCGTAAAGAACTCGGCGTGGTCAGAGAGGAAATCATTAATATTGATGGGATGCTTGGTCTATCGGAATTGTCTGAATTAATTGTTGAAGACCGCAAGGATCTTACATTTGAGCCCTTTAGCCCAAGATATCCAAGCCGGGTAAAGGAATTTGGCGGGGATATATTTGCCGCCATCAGTCAGAAAGATTTTGTTGTTCATCATCCTTTTGAAAGTTTTGATGTGGTGGTCAGTTTTCTTAAACAGGCTGCCGGTGATGAAAATGTTCTGGCCATTAAACAGACCCTCTATCGCACAGGCGATAATAGCCCGATAGTCGCGGCACTAATAAAAGCGGCAGAAGCCGGAAAGTCGGTGACGGCCCTCGTCGAGCTGAAAGCGCGCTTTGATGAAGCACGCAATATCAAATGGGCGCAGGATATGGAACGGGCAGGGGTTCAGGTGGTATTCGGCTTTTTAGAGCTTAAAACCCATGCAAAAATTTCAGTGGTCATTCGCCGTGAGGACGGCAAACTGAAATCATATGTCCATTTTGGCACTGGTAACTATCATCCGCAAACGGCAAAAGTATATACCGATATTTCATTCTTTACGGATAACAGGGCGCTGGGTCGTGACGCCGTTCATATATTTAATTATCTGACTGGAAATACGGTACCTACGTCGCTGGAGAAAGTGAAAATTTCACCAATTAATATACGCTCGACTTTAATGGAGCTGATTGATCAGGAAATTGAATATGCAAAGGCTGGAAAACCCGCCAATATGTGGGTTAAGCTAAATGCGCTTGTTGACCCGATCATTATTGATAAACTTTACGAGGCATCACAAAATGGTGTGTCTATAGATATGGTTGTCAGGGGGATTTGCTGCCTTAGACCAGGGGTTCAGGGACTTTCCGAAAATATCAGAGTAAAAAGTATTGTTGGCCGCTTTTTGGAACATGGACGTATTGTCTGTTTTGGGAACGGTGAGAAATTACCGTCAAAAAATGCAAAAGTATTTATGTCGTCTGCTGACTGGATGCCAAGAAACTTTGACCGTCGTGTTGAGATACTCGTGCCACTAGAAAATCCAACAGTTCACTCACAGGTACTTGACCAGATCATGGTTGCCAATATAAATGATACAGCACAAAGCTGGATTTTGGGTGAAAATGATCGTTATACAAAAGTGGCAGCAGGAGAAGATGCGTTTTCCGCCCACCAGTATTTCATGACAAATCCAAGTTTGTCAGGTGTTGGTGCCGCTATATTTGAGGATACGGAAAAAGACGAATAA